The following is a genomic window from Actinomadura sp. WMMB 499.
CCGAGGCCGTCCGCGACCCGGGGGTGCTCGCCCGCGGCGAGGTCGTCGAGCTGGAGCACCCCGACCACGGCCCGACCGGCCTGATGGGGCCGGGCGTCCCGATCACGTTCTCCGGTGCGCGGACCGGGCCCGACCGTCCCGTCCCCCGCCTGGGGCAGCACAACGCGGAGGTCTTCGGCGGGCTGCTCGGCTACACCGCCGACCGGCTGGCCGATCTCGAACGGGAGGGCGTCCTGTGAACGACGCGCTGCGGCGGCTCCGCGACGCCTACGAGAACCGCGACGCCGTGATCCGGCGGTGGCGCGCGACCGGCGCGCCCGTCGTGGGATGCGTGGGCGCCGACGTCCCCGTCGAACTCGTCACCGCCGCCGGAGCCCTGCCCGTCCGGCTCGCCGGGGATCCGCGCCGCGACCGCGGCGACGCCGACCGCTACCTGGGCGCCGGGCTCGACCCCGCGTCCCGCTCGATCCTGGCCGGACTGCTGTCGGGCGAGCGGGAACTCGACCTGCTCCTCGTCTCCAACGACTGCGCCGGCTCGCTGCGGCTGTTCTACACCGTCCGCGAGCTGCGCCGCCTCGGTGCCGCGCCGCACCTGCCGCGCACGCACCTCGTGGACGTCCTGCACCTGCCGCACCGGACGACGACGCGCTACAACCTCGTCCGGCTCACCGAGCTGCGGGAGCTGCTGGAGCGGTGGTCGGGCCGCCGGATCGGGGACGCCGAGCTGGCCCGGGCCGTCGCCGAGCACGACGCGACGCGGTCGCGGCTCGCCGAACTGCGCCGGCACCGCACGGCCGACCGTCCCGCCCTGTCCGGAACCGAAGCCCTGATCGCCATCGGCGCCGGTGCGGCACTGCCGGTGCGGGAGCACGCCGAACTGCTCGACCGCCTCACGGCCGGGACGGACGGCCGGGACACGGCCCACCGCGGCGCGCCCCGCATCTACCTCACCGGCAGCGCCCACGACAGCCCCGAGGTGTACCGGGAGATCGAGGACGCCGGGTACGTCATCGTCGCCGACGACCACGACTGGGGCGATGCCCTCGCCGAGCCGCTCGCCGGCGAGCCCACCCTGACCGCCCTGGCCGAGCGCTACCAGTACCGCGGCCCGACCGCCGCCCGCTCGGCCGTGCGCGCCCGCGCCCGGCAGGCGGCCGACACCGCCGCACGCTCCCGCCCCGACCTGCTGGTCTCCTACGTCCGGGAGCTGGACGAGGCCCCCGCCTGGGACTTCCGGGCCCAAAGCGCCGCGGTGGACGTGCCCGCGGTGCTCCTGGAACGGCGCCGCTACGGCGAACTCGGCGAGGACGCGCTCCCCCGCATCGCCGCGGCCCTCGCCCACCGGAAGGAGCGCTCCGCCTGATGGCACGGGACAAGCAGCTCGCCTCCGCCCGGGAGGCAACCCGCTACCAGCGGGAATGGTTCGCCGGCCTGCACGGGGCCGTGGCCGCCGGCGAGCCCATGGCGCTGGTGAACGCCGACGCCCCCCAGGAGATCTTCCGGGCGATGGGCATCCCCTACGTGGTGAACCAGTGGTGGGCCTCGGTGGTGGCGGCCAAGCAGCGCACGGGCGACTACCTCCGGACGCTCCGGGAGGAGGGCTACCCCGACTACTCCGAGCAGTACACCTCCACCGCGCTCGCCTCCGCCTTCGGCGAGGTCCGCGATCCCCCGTGGGGCGGGCTGCCCCGCCCCGCGATCGTCCTCGGCGACACCACCGGCGACGCCTCCCGCAAGGTCTTCGACATCTGGGCCGAGCAGGACGGCGTCGCGTACTACCCGCTGGAGAGCGCCGCCGCGGACACCGTCCCCACCAACTGGTGGGAGCTCATGCCCGATCAGTGGGAGACCGCCGTCGGCGCGCCGCGCCTGGACCTGATGGTCGCCGAACTGGAGGGCCTCGTCCGGTTCCTGGAGATCACCACCGGCCGCGTGTTCCGCGAATCGCGCTTCCGCGAGGTGATGGCGCTGGTCAACGAGCAGGAGGAGTGGAACCGCCGGACGCGCGACCTGATC
Proteins encoded in this region:
- a CDS encoding 2-hydroxyacyl-CoA dehydratase family protein — encoded protein: MNDALRRLRDAYENRDAVIRRWRATGAPVVGCVGADVPVELVTAAGALPVRLAGDPRRDRGDADRYLGAGLDPASRSILAGLLSGERELDLLLVSNDCAGSLRLFYTVRELRRLGAAPHLPRTHLVDVLHLPHRTTTRYNLVRLTELRELLERWSGRRIGDAELARAVAEHDATRSRLAELRRHRTADRPALSGTEALIAIGAGAALPVREHAELLDRLTAGTDGRDTAHRGAPRIYLTGSAHDSPEVYREIEDAGYVIVADDHDWGDALAEPLAGEPTLTALAERYQYRGPTAARSAVRARARQAADTAARSRPDLLVSYVRELDEAPAWDFRAQSAAVDVPAVLLERRRYGELGEDALPRIAAALAHRKERSA
- a CDS encoding 2-hydroxyacyl-CoA dehydratase family protein; translation: MARDKQLASAREATRYQREWFAGLHGAVAAGEPMALVNADAPQEIFRAMGIPYVVNQWWASVVAAKQRTGDYLRTLREEGYPDYSEQYTSTALASAFGEVRDPPWGGLPRPAIVLGDTTGDASRKVFDIWAEQDGVAYYPLESAAADTVPTNWWELMPDQWETAVGAPRLDLMVAELEGLVRFLEITTGRVFRESRFREVMALVNEQEEWNRRTRDLIARTRPVPLRVDDGISSVMIPQWHRGTVWARDAAKRFHDEVAERVSAGAAACPGERTRLMWIGRGLWYDMDFYRHFEETHGAVFVWSMYLAIAADGYVRYGDDPMRALAARFAAFSDQLYRPPWSTEWYLKEARLHQVDGVVHLVGDDARNGWFVTRTLEAAGIPVFEIHADNVDRRTYDLDAVRGDLESWLTTRVAPAAGRPG